The Cyprinus carpio isolate SPL01 chromosome B22, ASM1834038v1, whole genome shotgun sequence genome contains the following window.
aatGTTATccgtttttcagtgttttatgttgtttgattgtttgtagTTAAGATgtactttttattagttttctaacctaatcaaaataacccaactgcagtttgactgAGATTCATTAGAATGCAcaatgatatatatagatagatagatagatagatagatagatagatagatagatagatagatagatagatagatagatagatagatagatagatagaaatgcaTACAATTAAACACTGATTATTATGTCATGCAAAGCCTAAGTTCCTATTGTTACAGTGATTATAAATTGTTGTTTCTCTTCATTTTTCATGCTGATCCTGAGAGTGATTCACTTTATATTCACTGaaacctgttttaaaaaacacagaaagaatcacagtaaaacaagtaaaaaaagaaaaaaaaaaaagaaaaatagtaatgaataaaaaatagtatCAACGCCAATAATGATAATAGTTATAAGTTCCTCTGCACTTATGTTCTCTTGTGCTACACATACAAAAGGGAAATGAATCTTCTGTTGTCCTTACAACAGTAATCATACTTAAATAACAAACAGAAACTTTCTCACTTACAGCGTGTAGAAACAAATATTAACTTTACCTTTTCATATCCTTTAAAGACTAAATAATTTCATTGTTAGCTAATACTGTATGATTTGATCGTAATACTTACACCTTTGCCTCGGTTGTCTACAAATCTTGCAGCAAAAAAAGCAGTTACAACCCAAACCACCAGACCAACACCAGCACCACATATCCCTGACGGAGCACCTGACTGAGGTGAAGCTGTGATGATAAAGAGAGACattagtgtgaatgtgtgtctgatCTACAACAAACCCTGTAAACATCAGCACTATATAACCTGAGTGAAGATCTGATACTGTAATGAGAAAGAGAGACGGACATTAGTGTGATCAGTCTGATCTACTCACCCTTGACAGTAACTCTGATGGTCCTCTGTAAGGTGAATGCGGTGTTGTTCATGTTTAGAtgataatctccagagtctgtgctTCTGGAATCACTAATAGTTAGATatccattattttcattttgagacAGTCTGCCTGCAAACCTTGAACTAACACTGTTTTTTGGGAGCTGATGTAATGTTCTATCTATTTTAGCCATGGGATGGTCTTCATACTCCCACAATATCAGATCAAATGCCTGTATGTCAACAGCACCAGTGCGCAGAGTGACAGATTCTCCTTCCTTCACTGACACGATCTTCATTTCATCTGTCACAGCAACAAACACATTTAgataacatgaatgaacaaatgaatgaataactaTTTTAAATCACAGTGAAGTGTTTTGTTTCAGGGTATGATTCACGTTAAGTAGTTAATGCCCCAGATAttccattacaaaataaataatttgttttcattttgtgttttcaaaatgaacttgttttttttgtgactaATCATTTCTCTTATTTCATTCCTTCTGAGTTTGCTGCACCTTTAGATCATGATGATGTTTGTCTCACTGAATTTTCATTGGTTGATATGCCATTATTTCaatcaaattaaactttttttctacgttggtgttattattatattgtatattatagaaGAATGATGATAATTTTTTAGAGAGATGTTGtgtttattatgatattttgtgGACACCTGCATCATCTGCCATATTTCTTGGTTCCTGATGTCTCTTAAGacctttaagatgtttttgtacagttttgttAAGCTTGTTTGTAACAACAGATATTTGCCAGATTAACCACTCTTTTCTTTTGACTGATTTACTTTAATTGgttgttttgttactttttatgtcatgtaatatttgtcttttaatttaatttctttacattttatataagtaggctattaatataatatctaggtaaattcatttttattgtgttcatttttacataTGTTGTCATAAATATATggtacaaaaaatgttttttttttttttttttgtttttttagtgtctTCATACCGCAAAAAAGCCCCCCATAACATTTCTGCGGGGGCGGATAAAAAATAGTCCCCTTCCAGAAGGGGGGCGGCGCTGCCATAATCTAAATTTTGTGAATGCTGCAGGGGCGCAAATCCATAGCAGCGCCCCTGGCGATTACACTACGAGAACGGGTATTAGTCCAACCAGAGACATACACACTTTAAAAGAAtaagcattttaattaattaattccaatGATAAGCACCTGACAAACAAATCAGAATTCGCCCAGCAAATTATTACATAAAGCCTGCCTCTTATAAACATtcaatttctgtttatttcaatGTAAACTTAAGTGTTAATTTGAGTGTCTAACTGTTTACTACACTAACCACAGAGTCAATAAGAATTTAGAGAATCTACTCACCACCAACAGCAATACAGTATTTTCTGTGCCCAGTGCCGACTCCTCTTGCTGATGGTTGTGTTGGATCTCCACTTTTTATAAACTCCAGTCCTGATCGCTTTTGGGATGTGTTGCTGAATTGACCCCGTAGGTGGGGTCTGATCCTTTCAGATGAATGTTTCTCCAATTTTGCATCATTTGAGGCTTCTGTTTAATCCGTTAACCATTACTGCCCTTGAGACCATTGACTGGTTCCAAGGTTTGTAGTCTTGGCTATTTTATACATGATTTTACCAtcaaacattgtaaaaaattaatatacacaaaaaaatacaatcaatgtaaaagttttaaagGGGCTTGTGGcatcatatttataatgtaaatttcatttttggtttttgcATAGACGTGACATTAGTTTTATTGCATAAGAAGAGATCATCAAACAATGCAGCACGACATCGAAACAAGGAAGCTTCTGAACCAGTTTCTGTCCAGTTATTAAAGATGACAGATAGTTTAAATTATACAAACATCTGCACAGTTTTAACCGTAATAATgcagagaataaaataaattaggaCTTTTTAGTAAAAAAGTGCTGGATTaagagaaatataaataaattatgctttgTTAATGAAACACAGCTTGACACAGGATTATAATCCTTGTCaattttttggtatattttgcaCTTTAACGTTATGTCAGTAGTACAACGCTAAATTATGTTTTCTAGAATCTCAATAAGACTTCATTCCGCCAGCGTTTGTCGCAGACTGATGATTTAGAATTTATTATGAGAATATTATGTCTTGTGTCGTTTTTGTCTGAGCTATGTTTAGCTGTTATTCAGAGTATAGTTAGAGTTGTGTAATCAATGTGTGCTGTACCAACACAACATACAACTATTAATATGACCCATGTTGAATTCGTTTCTGTTCTTCCATACAACTATATTTCTAATATGACTATGTTGAATTCAGTTTTCTGCCGCAGTCATATGGTTATGTAAAGTCAAAGATAGGAGGAAAAGTATACTGGTGGATGCACAATGCTGTATGAACAGTTGTAAATGTGTACCATCACATGCGTATTAATAAACTGCTGCTTCAACAAAGGTGTTCAGTTGTAAATAGTGATGTATTGTGTTTCATCCTGACATGTATGGTTTACTTAATTTAAGGAGGAATCTAATTTTTATTGGTACCCCTTCAAATGTGAATTATATATTCTGCAGGCATGTGGCTTTAATGTCACTGCTTTTGTAAATTGCTCTGGCACAATTTGGTatatttattctgaaatatattgtATTCTAAATTAAGTTATGTTCtgggattttattttgttttctatgctgatttatattgtattattttttaagatagAGATAGTTTATATAATAAGAAAGCTTCtctttactgtttttataatgttatttatttagagacagttttttctttttgtattaaagTGGGTTCATGAAGTGTGACTGTTTTAGTTTGTGTAGGTCAGGTTTGTGTAAATCATCTTTACCAGTGGGGGGCGgacagtttaaaagtttaagttaTGATATGGATGACCTTGAATCTCCAAACTTCCACACCAATGCTGATCAGGATCCCTGTCCTGTAACACCCGTGTGAAGAGtggacagaatctccctccatcactgacagtgactccacaacatcTTCGCTCAACAACAAAACAGAAGACGGTTTAAAACCAAGAGTTGATGCTTggcttataattattttatttcaaagtagTAATTTTTTTGATGAGTACTATATATTTTGGAGTGTGaagtttttttgattttatttactttaatttattttttttttgttataagaatACATTTGAAACTTCAAATGCATTTCAGATTCAGCTATCAGATACACAACTCAATGACTAAACAACTGAAGTTGCTTTGTGAAATGAGGTTGTGTAAAAATAGGTAGAAATAATTTGGTAATTcaagttttaaaagaaatcttaGGGATATCTTAATTTTTACGGTTATTTCTAGTGTCAGACTTAAATTTAACACACCAATCTACCTTTCCATCGGATTTCAAtatagcctctctctctctctcctccttcctcTCGCTCCTCcacctctctctccttctctcttacTATCGAGATGGATGTTCCAAACTTTATCCTGTAACTCATAATGCTACCTTTTCCCACTTGTCTATCCACATCACCTCCTTTTCAAGCGATTTTTCTTCTTCGTAATACCTTCACCTTACTCAACATTATCAACACCTTCTCTTCACTTGGTACAGTTCCTCTCAGcattaagcaggctcgggtaagcccagcTTAAGAAACCAATCTCTAAAGCCAGCACTTCTAGAACAACtaacagaccggtatcccttcttcaaTTCATTTGCAAAGGACACTTGAGTGGTTGTGTGTAAACCACTTTTCTATGTTTATTGTACAACAACCTCCTGGTACCGAACACCTCCTGAAAGCCAACCCATCTGGCTTTCATAAGCTTCCACTTCAACTGAGACTGAGGCCTTCTCTTGGTTACTGAGCCCTGTTGACTGGCAAGACAGCTTCCAAATCCCTCCGTACTCAATCTTTGACTGGATCTGTCTTGCAAGCTTTTGACACAgtttaatcaccagattctacttgTCCCCACCCTCAGAGTAATGGCATCGCTGGAAAACCGCCACTCCTGTGGTGAAGTCCCCTAACTGTCGTCAGATAGATCCTTcctggtgtcttggaggggtgaagttttcCTACGTCACAACTTCCTTGATACTGGGGGTTCCTCccggctcagtacttggaccacttctcttttACATCTTACCTGaccatcattaggatctgtcattcagaaggcATGACTTGTTCTTATCACTGCGATGTGATGACACGCAACTCTACTCTcaattccaaccagatgatcctacgtagctgctcgcattgcgaGCCGGTGTGAGTGACAGGTTCCTAgttggatgaaggaccatcaccttcagctcaaccttactaagaccaGAAACCTCTGAGGTTGACAGCTAACCCATCGGTCCTATCACAACTACTTTACAAtaagctgggttcgtcaaccaatAACTCCTTCCAGCACAGCCAGACGAAAGAACCCTAGGGATTTTGTGGATGGATCATCATTTCAGCGTCAACAGACCATATGGCTACAATGCCCTTGGTTCCTGAAGATTTGCCTTATTTTTTTGTACAACAGTAGGAAGATTAGACCATGCCTGGCCGAGTCACGCCACCCAACTCTCTGGTACAAG
Protein-coding sequences here:
- the LOC122141365 gene encoding uncharacterized protein LOC122141365; this translates as MVGDSITLHVTEIPRGSNIIWKFGDEIIARMNEADRNPSTNEGPGAIFKDRLKLDETGSLTITNIRTEHNGHYSVDIRSTNAELKTFQVTVHDEMKIVSVKEGESVTLRTGAVDIQAFDLILWEYEDHPMAKIDRTLHQLPKNSVSSRFAGRLSQNENNGYLTISDSRSTDSGDYHLNMNNTAFTLQRTIRVTVKASPQSGAPSGICGAGVGLVVWVVTAFFAARFVDNRGKGVSVNIK